In Candidatus Cybelea sp., the following proteins share a genomic window:
- a CDS encoding retropepsin-like aspartic protease — MGFAARAGLLFAIVLTTLGANRSQNEVVRLLEQMRAAAGPVWGAHIVSISRLTFEGTPAVVSSESQALQVIIRRCTGELCDGSYFDGQRLYTVNMNGTALPQSPETQPYLRALRLVATLNFLSPSFIARGGRLGDAGSENIGGRVYRTIVVADPQSLAIRVYIDPATGLVRYARAFGSGEMYEFRSYRRVGALNLPFDVLSNGKAFEHYDDRAIVSSAFHPPHGLTPLLHERPTTVATDPKAIEPIIDCSVNGIALRCLIDTGNSGLSLSAEIASRLGAPVVGTYKVRGLGGYATQVVRAGPLRIGSATYPEAYYVVLNDLRRYGYDVVLGSDVFGATGVVVDLSSHVVRFGAALDAQSIAVPLSFEHFIPVVRVGLGSVEADLAVDTGDESNVNLAYDFYAKHPGLFTVTSHRPVSGIGGSSIEMIGEIPQVTIGGYRAGPQRIGTTWTLHGTASGHLGAAFWQQFIIGFDYAGGQLHLIPRHS; from the coding sequence ATGGGCTTCGCCGCACGGGCCGGCTTGCTCTTCGCGATCGTGCTAACGACGTTAGGAGCCAACCGGAGTCAAAATGAAGTCGTGCGGCTGCTCGAACAGATGCGTGCCGCTGCCGGACCGGTATGGGGCGCGCATATCGTCTCCATCTCGCGCTTGACCTTCGAAGGGACGCCTGCGGTCGTATCGAGCGAGAGTCAGGCCTTGCAAGTCATCATTCGCCGCTGCACGGGCGAGCTTTGCGACGGCAGCTATTTCGACGGCCAGCGTCTCTATACGGTCAACATGAACGGCACGGCGCTCCCGCAATCGCCCGAGACGCAGCCCTACCTGCGCGCCTTGCGCCTGGTCGCGACGCTCAACTTCCTCTCGCCGTCGTTCATCGCTCGCGGCGGACGCCTCGGCGATGCCGGCAGCGAGAACATCGGCGGCCGCGTCTATCGGACAATCGTCGTCGCCGACCCGCAGTCGCTGGCGATTCGCGTCTACATCGATCCAGCCACCGGCCTGGTTCGCTACGCGCGCGCGTTCGGCTCGGGCGAGATGTACGAGTTTCGCAGCTATCGCCGCGTCGGCGCGCTCAACCTTCCCTTCGACGTGCTGAGCAACGGCAAGGCGTTCGAGCATTACGACGACCGAGCCATCGTATCGTCGGCCTTCCATCCGCCGCACGGGCTTACGCCTCTTCTACACGAGAGGCCGACGACCGTTGCCACCGATCCAAAGGCAATCGAACCGATCATCGACTGCAGCGTGAACGGGATTGCGCTGCGGTGCCTGATCGATACCGGCAACTCGGGTCTTTCGCTGAGCGCCGAGATCGCGAGCCGGCTCGGAGCGCCGGTGGTGGGAACGTATAAGGTGCGCGGCCTCGGTGGTTACGCGACGCAGGTCGTCCGCGCGGGGCCGCTTCGGATCGGCAGCGCGACCTATCCCGAGGCGTATTACGTCGTGCTCAACGATCTGCGCCGCTACGGATACGACGTCGTGCTTGGCTCCGACGTCTTCGGCGCAACGGGCGTCGTCGTCGACCTGAGCTCGCACGTCGTGCGCTTCGGCGCTGCTCTCGATGCCCAGTCGATCGCCGTTCCATTGTCCTTCGAGCACTTCATTCCCGTGGTGCGCGTCGGGCTCGGGAGCGTCGAGGCCGACCTAGCAGTGGATACGGGCGACGAGTCGAATGTAAATCTCGCATACGACTTTTATGCCAAGCATCCGGGGCTTTTCACTGTGACCTCGCACCGGCCCGTGAGCGGAATCGGCGGCAGCAGCATCGAGATGATCGGCGAGATTCCGCAGGTAACGATCGGCGGCTATCGCGCCGGTCCGCAACGCATCGGCACGACGTGGACGCTGCACGGGACCGCCTCGGGGCATCTCGGCGCCGCCTTCTGGCAGCAGTTCATCATTGGCTTCGACTACGCCGGGGGCCAGTTGCACCTCATCCCGAGGCACAGTTAA
- a CDS encoding anhydro-N-acetylmuramic acid kinase — MSGTSLDGIDAALVRIEPRAGSYALELLRFETFAYAAALKRDLVAALPPNPGSVAALANLHNALGRAYARATGEIRRGERVDFVASHGQTIWHDGPAHVTLQIGDAFVIREAVAATVCYDFRSADTAAGGHGAPLVSYVDALLLGSAGEDRVALNLGGIANVTLLRKGAAANDAIAFDTGPGNMLLDAFLTQRTAGRKCFDADGALGRKGRTHEGTLEAMLGDEFFLAPPPKTTGRERFGRQYLSKHAARLDTLTLEDGAATLTELTAVAVAFAIRRAGFAGAALVVSGGGARNSFLLERLAARIAPGRLERSDAFSLPADAKEAIAFAVLGYETLRGRAANVPAATGARRRVVLGALAPYDLPDLFERLRLEVGAEEIGADHGRA; from the coding sequence ATGAGCGGCACCTCGCTCGACGGTATCGATGCGGCGTTGGTGCGCATCGAGCCGCGCGCGGGAAGCTATGCGCTCGAGCTCTTGCGCTTCGAGACGTTCGCGTATGCCGCAGCGCTGAAAAGGGACCTCGTCGCCGCGCTGCCGCCCAACCCCGGGAGCGTCGCCGCCCTTGCGAACCTGCACAACGCGCTCGGACGGGCCTACGCGCGCGCGACCGGCGAGATACGCCGCGGCGAGCGAGTCGACTTCGTGGCCTCGCACGGGCAGACGATCTGGCACGACGGTCCCGCGCACGTGACGCTGCAGATCGGCGACGCATTCGTCATCCGCGAAGCCGTCGCTGCGACCGTCTGCTACGATTTCCGCAGCGCCGATACGGCGGCCGGCGGACACGGCGCGCCGCTCGTCTCCTACGTCGACGCGCTGCTGCTGGGTTCCGCCGGTGAGGATCGCGTCGCCCTCAATCTCGGCGGTATCGCAAACGTGACGCTCTTGCGCAAGGGCGCGGCTGCCAACGATGCAATCGCGTTCGATACCGGTCCTGGCAACATGCTGCTCGATGCATTCCTAACGCAGCGCACCGCCGGCCGAAAGTGCTTTGACGCCGACGGCGCGCTTGGGCGAAAGGGCCGCACCCACGAGGGCACGCTGGAAGCGATGCTTGGCGACGAGTTCTTCCTCGCGCCGCCGCCGAAGACGACCGGACGCGAGCGCTTCGGACGGCAGTATCTCTCCAAGCACGCGGCCCGGCTCGATACGCTGACGCTCGAAGACGGCGCGGCGACGCTGACCGAGCTGACGGCCGTCGCGGTCGCGTTCGCTATCCGCCGCGCCGGCTTTGCCGGCGCGGCGCTCGTCGTCAGCGGCGGCGGCGCGCGCAATTCGTTTTTGCTCGAGCGGCTGGCGGCGCGCATCGCGCCCGGCCGCCTCGAACGCAGCGATGCGTTTAGCTTGCCGGCAGACGCAAAAGAGGCGATCGCGTTTGCGGTGCTGGGGTACGAAACACTGCGCGGGCGCGCCGCGAACGTTCCGGCGGCAACAGGCGCGCGGCGCCGCGTCGTGCTGGGCGCGCTCGCACCCTACGATCTCCCGGATCTATTCGAAAGGCTACGGCTTGAAGTCGGCGCGGAAGAGATAGGTGCCGACCACGGGCGTGCATAG
- a CDS encoding glycoside hydrolase family 3 N-terminal domain-containing protein, with protein MSDIAALARGVILTGLTEAPKPQWAGFAGYLMFSRNGASAAELRAFTDAIRERYGDRSLIAIDQEGGRVARLERGVETMPSMMALGAVGDAELAQRAGEQTAFDLRRAGCTLDFAPVLDLALDPANTVIGTRSFGSNPQRVAALGAAFARGLTRGGILPCYKHFPGHGATAVDSHDARPSLDVDEATLFARDIAPFAAVARDAAAIMSAHVVVACLDREEPATLSPRIATELLRSELGFRGALVTDCLEMKAIAPAPPVDALNAGSDLLIFSHSVELALAAAAEIEAAVAQRRLPLARLEEAHDRVARLREAANPPVPLDAFPPHPNVGREIARRAITVLRGVPEASPLTSLAVSFGSEPASLKREAPALAQVTLAVDPSAAEVERAFASLAQSDRRPILLARRAHLHARQAEAIAALVARFPDALVVSLLEPYDLPLFAGARHLLAAYGDDAASIGGLADVLFGNSMPTGTLPVDLTL; from the coding sequence GTGAGTGACATCGCTGCTCTGGCTCGCGGCGTCATCCTCACCGGCTTGACCGAGGCCCCGAAACCGCAGTGGGCGGGTTTCGCGGGATACCTCATGTTTTCGCGCAACGGTGCCTCGGCCGCCGAGCTGCGCGCCTTCACCGACGCGATTCGCGAGCGATACGGCGACCGTTCGCTGATCGCCATCGATCAAGAAGGCGGGCGCGTCGCACGGCTAGAGCGTGGCGTCGAGACGATGCCCTCGATGATGGCGCTGGGCGCCGTGGGCGACGCCGAGCTCGCACAGCGCGCCGGCGAGCAGACCGCCTTCGACCTGCGCCGCGCCGGGTGCACGCTCGATTTTGCGCCGGTGCTCGATCTGGCGCTCGATCCGGCGAACACGGTGATCGGCACGCGCTCTTTCGGATCCAATCCGCAACGCGTCGCTGCGCTGGGAGCAGCTTTCGCGCGCGGCTTGACGCGCGGCGGCATACTGCCGTGCTACAAGCACTTTCCTGGGCATGGTGCGACTGCCGTCGATTCGCACGACGCGCGCCCCTCACTCGACGTCGACGAGGCGACGCTGTTCGCGCGCGACATCGCGCCGTTTGCCGCGGTTGCGCGCGACGCCGCGGCAATTATGAGCGCGCACGTCGTCGTTGCGTGCCTCGATCGCGAAGAGCCGGCGACGCTTTCCCCGCGCATCGCGACGGAACTCTTGCGCTCCGAACTCGGCTTTCGCGGCGCGCTGGTCACCGATTGTCTCGAGATGAAGGCGATCGCTCCCGCGCCGCCGGTCGACGCGCTCAACGCGGGTTCGGATCTGCTGATCTTCAGCCATAGCGTCGAGCTCGCCTTGGCCGCCGCCGCGGAGATCGAGGCGGCGGTTGCACAGCGGCGTCTGCCGCTCGCGCGCCTGGAGGAGGCACACGACCGCGTCGCACGACTGCGCGAAGCAGCGAATCCGCCGGTGCCGCTCGACGCCTTTCCGCCGCACCCCAATGTCGGGCGAGAGATCGCGCGACGTGCGATCACCGTATTGCGCGGCGTGCCCGAAGCGAGCCCACTCACGTCGCTCGCCGTCTCCTTCGGTAGCGAGCCCGCGTCCTTAAAGCGCGAGGCGCCGGCACTCGCGCAGGTTACGCTCGCGGTCGATCCCAGCGCGGCGGAAGTGGAACGAGCATTTGCTTCGCTCGCGCAAAGCGATCGTCGTCCCATTCTGCTCGCGCGCCGCGCGCATCTTCACGCGCGGCAGGCTGAAGCGATCGCCGCCCTCGTCGCTCGCTTTCCCGACGCGCTCGTCGTCTCGCTGCTCGAGCCGTACGACCTGCCGCTGTTTGCCGGCGCGCGGCACCTGCTTGCGGCCTATGGAGACGACGCCGCGTCGATCGGCGGCCTCGCCGACGTGCTCTTCGGCAACAGCATGCCTACCGGCACACTCCCCGTCGACTTGACGCTTTAA
- a CDS encoding serine hydrolase domain-containing protein — MVQTAREPFARVEAALRPGHGDEFTGAVARIEHRGRVVFEGAYGTTRDDAQARQVYCDTRFDLASLTKLFVATLALQLVAQNRLSLDDPLWAVLPEWKIGRHAAITARMLLAHDSGMNSGADYRAILNENVERFALTTPLLRAPGDRVIYSDLGFIALGVAIERIAARSLDSLVRAAFGGTVAYRPSPRERLVIPATEEDSWRGRVQGLVHDEKAHLMGGAAGHAGLFGSAAAVAAMTESYLAPFAGRVCALLPEPLAREAVSEQAYDSTLRRALGWALKTNDENSCGRWMDASSFGHTGFVGTCVWADPVRDVQGVLLTNGVYFGRDATPSAERSLRLRFYEAMIQDLGLK; from the coding sequence ATGGTTCAAACCGCGCGAGAACCGTTCGCACGCGTCGAGGCGGCGCTGCGCCCCGGCCACGGTGACGAGTTCACCGGCGCGGTCGCGCGGATCGAGCATCGCGGTCGCGTCGTCTTCGAGGGCGCGTACGGCACGACGCGCGATGACGCCCAGGCGCGGCAGGTCTACTGCGACACCCGCTTCGATCTCGCATCGCTGACGAAGTTATTCGTCGCCACGCTCGCGCTGCAGCTCGTCGCGCAGAATCGGTTGTCGCTCGACGATCCGCTCTGGGCGGTTCTGCCGGAATGGAAGATCGGGCGGCACGCCGCCATTACGGCGCGGATGCTGCTCGCGCACGACTCCGGGATGAACTCGGGCGCCGACTACCGCGCGATCCTCAACGAGAACGTCGAGCGCTTCGCGCTCACAACGCCACTCCTGCGCGCGCCCGGCGACCGCGTGATCTACAGTGACCTCGGGTTCATCGCGCTCGGCGTCGCGATCGAACGGATCGCCGCCCGTTCGCTCGATTCGCTCGTTCGCGCAGCGTTTGGCGGCACCGTAGCCTACCGCCCATCACCTCGCGAGCGTCTCGTGATCCCGGCCACCGAAGAAGACTCGTGGCGCGGGCGCGTGCAGGGACTCGTCCACGACGAGAAAGCCCACCTGATGGGCGGCGCCGCCGGCCACGCGGGGCTCTTCGGATCGGCGGCGGCCGTCGCCGCGATGACCGAGTCGTATCTCGCCCCGTTTGCCGGCCGCGTCTGTGCGCTGCTGCCGGAGCCGCTCGCGCGGGAAGCGGTGAGCGAACAGGCCTACGATTCTACGCTCCGTCGCGCGCTGGGCTGGGCGCTCAAAACCAACGACGAAAACTCGTGCGGCCGTTGGATGGACGCATCGTCGTTCGGGCACACCGGCTTCGTCGGCACGTGCGTCTGGGCCGATCCGGTGCGCGACGTGCAGGGCGTGCTGCTGACCAACGGCGTCTACTTCGGGCGCGACGCGACGCCGAGCGCGGAGCGGAGCCTGCGGCTGCGCTTCTACGAAGCGATGATCCAGGACCTCGGCCTGAAGTGA
- a CDS encoding BadF/BadG/BcrA/BcrD ATPase family protein, which translates to MPNAPGPLLDVAKPNLFVGVDAGGSRTVAALARGREIVRTFEAKPANPNVVGLDGAAQIIASAIESVLAGVCAAAIVAGVAGAGSDDVQERLRRLLETRFPGVPVAVTHDARVALRAAVPEGDGIVLIAGTGSIAYAELDGSGLFAGGYGYLLGDRGSGYAIGAAGLREQVDAGDRELLVRLYRLPSPVVEIAGHARIVLEQAAAGDDYALRIVHEAAEDLLELIASIVEKCGRPALPLAFSGGLLREPNVLSQRLEQRIAEEWLDVTVVEKRTEPYTGALALARGLGAVS; encoded by the coding sequence ATGCCAAACGCACCCGGGCCCCTATTGGACGTTGCGAAGCCCAATCTCTTCGTCGGGGTCGATGCGGGCGGCAGCCGTACCGTTGCAGCGCTGGCCCGCGGGCGAGAGATCGTGCGTACGTTCGAAGCGAAGCCCGCAAATCCGAACGTCGTCGGCCTCGACGGCGCCGCGCAGATTATCGCGAGTGCGATCGAGAGCGTTCTTGCGGGCGTTTGCGCCGCTGCGATCGTCGCCGGCGTCGCGGGCGCCGGCTCGGACGACGTGCAAGAGCGGCTTCGCCGTTTGCTCGAAACGCGATTCCCCGGCGTACCCGTTGCGGTGACGCACGACGCGCGCGTTGCGCTGCGTGCAGCGGTGCCCGAGGGTGACGGGATCGTGTTGATCGCCGGTACGGGTTCGATCGCGTACGCGGAGCTCGACGGCAGCGGCCTGTTTGCGGGGGGCTACGGTTATCTGCTGGGTGACCGCGGCTCGGGGTACGCAATCGGCGCGGCCGGATTGCGCGAGCAGGTCGACGCCGGCGATCGAGAGCTGCTGGTGCGCCTTTATCGTTTGCCGTCGCCGGTCGTCGAGATCGCCGGCCACGCGCGTATCGTTCTCGAACAGGCCGCCGCCGGCGACGACTACGCGCTGCGGATCGTGCACGAGGCTGCCGAAGACTTACTGGAACTGATTGCGTCGATCGTTGAAAAGTGCGGCCGGCCGGCATTGCCGTTGGCGTTCTCCGGCGGCCTGCTTCGCGAGCCCAACGTGCTCTCGCAGCGGTTGGAGCAGCGCATCGCCGAGGAGTGGCTGGACGTGACCGTCGTCGAGAAGCGAACCGAGCCGTATACCGGCGCACTCGCGCTCGCTCGCGGGCTGGGGGCCGTATCGTGA
- a CDS encoding ABC transporter ATP-binding protein: MALSLRELVACYPGQKRRALDKISFDVEDKATLAIVGPSGAGKTTLLRIVAGLHDPSGGDVCIDDVSQLGLPPQERRAALVFQDDALFANMTVRQNLRFAARDFEQRDARVTAAAQALHVGDRLERRPNQLSGGERQRASIARALLSDPAVLLLDEPLAHLDPSLRRSVRDEILGVHERFGGPVLYVTHDHVDAMSVGDRLAVLIGGRLEDIGEPQRVYDAPRTTSVARFLGERPMNLFEHDGALAGIRAERVRLAPEGALDGRVARRERTGADLYLEVETARGSIVARVPGDDCTQPGDRVALDLPAAWIRHFDANGAARR, from the coding sequence ATGGCGCTGAGCCTGCGCGAACTCGTCGCTTGCTATCCGGGCCAAAAGCGGCGTGCGCTCGACAAGATTTCGTTCGACGTAGAAGACAAAGCGACGCTGGCGATCGTCGGTCCGTCGGGTGCGGGGAAAACGACCTTGCTGCGCATCGTCGCGGGCCTCCACGATCCGTCGGGCGGAGATGTGTGCATCGACGACGTCTCGCAGCTTGGGCTGCCTCCGCAGGAGCGGCGTGCGGCGCTCGTCTTTCAAGACGACGCGCTCTTTGCCAACATGACGGTTCGCCAGAACCTGCGCTTTGCGGCGCGCGATTTCGAGCAGCGAGACGCGCGTGTTACTGCTGCGGCGCAGGCACTGCACGTCGGCGATCGTCTCGAACGGCGGCCGAACCAGCTCTCCGGCGGCGAACGCCAGCGTGCCTCGATCGCCCGGGCACTCCTCTCCGATCCTGCGGTGCTGCTCCTGGACGAGCCGCTCGCGCACCTCGATCCCTCGTTGCGGCGCAGCGTTCGCGACGAGATACTCGGGGTGCACGAACGCTTCGGCGGTCCCGTTCTCTATGTGACGCACGATCATGTCGACGCAATGAGCGTCGGCGACCGCCTCGCCGTGCTCATCGGCGGCCGGCTCGAAGATATCGGCGAGCCGCAGCGCGTCTACGATGCGCCGCGCACCACTTCGGTCGCGCGCTTTCTCGGTGAGCGGCCGATGAATCTCTTCGAGCACGACGGCGCGTTGGCGGGAATTCGCGCCGAGCGCGTTCGCCTCGCGCCCGAGGGTGCGCTCGACGGTCGCGTGGCCCGCCGCGAACGGACGGGCGCCGACCTTTACCTCGAGGTCGAGACCGCTCGCGGCTCGATCGTCGCGCGCGTCCCGGGCGACGATTGCACGCAACCAGGCGACCGCGTGGCGCTCGACCTCCCGGCAGCTTGGATTCGTCACTTTGATGCAAACGGAGCGGCGCGCCGGTGA